A genomic region of Acidobacteriota bacterium contains the following coding sequences:
- a CDS encoding HlyD family efflux transporter periplasmic adaptor subunit, with translation MSAKRRWISWIVAVAAIVGGGSWLVRRAAAGDQKLPSAQVQMGDLDEYVSCRGTLSAWQAGVLIAPNRVESLRIIYLAPGGSEVQKGEVVIRLDVSGLEQKATELALALKTAQAKLSQAEAEAEVTHQKDVLTLVEDQVAAGTAQNDARKASVQSRIAGQEADGKLATAKAEVSAQQASGKLHSTAAAAQVQSLREARDKAAAQLQREQATVAEATLRAPMAGVVTYSMNYRNFNDPHPYRVGDVVSAGDEIAQIPNLQTLEVDADLEQTDRGKVHIGDAITAQAPALPEVQLTGAVERIAGLTSLDFSGSFPPPRIFRLTASLTHPNARLRPQMKVTMKVITRELHQVALVPARAIFTRDGHAIVYVQQAGHYQPKRVTLLGRNPTEAAIRGLGAGASVALVQPGTKAPRKTANPAGAAGLEGTQP, from the coding sequence GTGAGCGCGAAGCGGCGCTGGATTAGCTGGATTGTAGCGGTGGCCGCCATCGTGGGCGGCGGGAGTTGGCTGGTGCGGCGCGCTGCGGCCGGGGATCAGAAGCTGCCCAGCGCCCAGGTGCAGATGGGCGATCTGGACGAGTACGTGAGCTGCCGCGGGACGCTTTCTGCGTGGCAGGCGGGGGTGCTGATCGCGCCCAACCGGGTGGAGAGCTTGCGGATCATTTACCTGGCGCCGGGCGGCAGCGAGGTCCAAAAAGGGGAGGTGGTGATCCGGCTGGATGTTTCCGGGCTGGAGCAGAAGGCCACCGAACTGGCGCTGGCGCTGAAGACTGCGCAAGCCAAGCTAAGTCAGGCGGAAGCCGAAGCGGAGGTTACGCACCAGAAGGATGTGCTGACGCTGGTGGAAGATCAGGTCGCCGCGGGCACGGCACAGAACGATGCGCGGAAAGCGTCGGTGCAGAGCCGCATCGCCGGACAGGAAGCCGACGGCAAGTTGGCCACCGCCAAAGCGGAAGTCAGCGCGCAGCAGGCCAGCGGCAAACTGCACAGTACCGCGGCGGCGGCGCAGGTGCAATCGCTGCGCGAAGCGCGCGACAAGGCGGCGGCGCAACTGCAGCGCGAGCAGGCCACGGTGGCGGAGGCGACGCTGCGGGCACCGATGGCGGGCGTGGTGACCTACAGCATGAATTACCGCAACTTCAACGATCCGCATCCCTACCGCGTGGGCGATGTGGTCTCCGCCGGCGATGAGATCGCGCAGATTCCCAACCTGCAGACGCTTGAAGTGGACGCCGACCTGGAGCAGACCGACCGCGGCAAGGTGCATATCGGTGACGCCATTACGGCGCAGGCGCCGGCGCTGCCGGAAGTGCAGCTCACGGGGGCGGTGGAGCGCATTGCGGGGCTGACGAGTCTCGATTTCAGCGGCAGCTTTCCGCCGCCGCGCATTTTCCGGCTCACAGCGTCGCTGACGCATCCGAATGCGCGGCTGCGACCGCAGATGAAGGTGACTATGAAGGTGATTACCCGCGAGCTGCACCAAGTGGCGCTGGTGCCAGCGCGCGCGATTTTCACACGCGATGGGCATGCCATCGTCTACGTGCAGCAGGCCGGGCACTACCAGCCCAAGCGGGTGACACTGCTGGGGCGCAATCCTACGGAAGCGGCGATTCGCGGCCTCGGGGCGGGGGCGAGCGTGGCGCTGGTGCAGCCGGGCACCAAGGCTCCGCGCAAGACGGCGAATCCAGCCGGCGCGGCCGGGCTCGAGGGCACACAGCCATGA